Proteins from one Thermobifida alba genomic window:
- a CDS encoding type III pantothenate kinase, with protein MLLTIDVGNSDAVFGLFEGEDLLEHWRVSSKGRRTADEWAVVVQNLVHSGSLVHSHIDGIAMCCTVPMVQNEMRQMFRRHYGDVPAVIVEPGVKTGVPIRMDNPKEVGSDRIVNALAAVRLYGGPAVVVDFGTATTFDAVSVRGEYVGGAIAPGIDISVEALSRRGAQLHMVEIIKPRSVIAKNTTEALRSGIVYGFAGQVDGIVDRMAQELTDDVDDVTVVATGGLAPLVVDECETVDVHEPWLTLVGLRMVFERNT; from the coding sequence ATGCTGCTCACGATCGACGTCGGCAACTCCGACGCTGTCTTCGGTCTGTTCGAGGGCGAGGATCTGCTGGAACACTGGAGAGTCTCGTCCAAGGGGCGGCGGACCGCCGACGAATGGGCCGTGGTCGTGCAGAACCTGGTGCACTCCGGATCGCTGGTCCACAGCCACATCGACGGCATCGCCATGTGCTGCACCGTGCCGATGGTGCAGAACGAGATGCGGCAGATGTTCCGACGGCACTACGGGGACGTGCCCGCCGTCATCGTCGAGCCCGGGGTCAAGACGGGGGTGCCGATCCGGATGGACAACCCCAAGGAGGTCGGCAGCGACCGCATCGTCAACGCGCTGGCGGCGGTGCGCCTGTACGGCGGTCCGGCGGTGGTCGTGGACTTCGGCACCGCCACCACCTTCGACGCGGTGAGCGTCCGGGGGGAGTACGTGGGCGGCGCGATCGCCCCGGGCATCGACATCTCCGTGGAGGCGCTGTCCCGCCGCGGGGCGCAGCTCCACATGGTGGAGATCATCAAACCGCGCTCGGTCATCGCCAAGAACACCACCGAGGCGCTGCGCTCCGGCATCGTCTACGGCTTCGCGGGCCAGGTCGACGGCATCGTGGACCGCATGGCGCAGGAGCTCACCGACGACGTGGACGACGTCACCGTGGTGGCCACCGGGGGACTGGCGCCCCTGGTGGTGGACGAGTGCGAGACGGTCGACGTCCACGAGCCGTGGCTGACCCTCGTCGGCCTGCGCATGGTCTTCGAACGCAACACCTGA
- the lysX gene encoding bifunctional lysylphosphatidylglycerol synthetase/lysine--tRNA ligase LysX — MSEALDDLPEQMRVRREKLDRLRQEGVDPYPVTFPRDTTVAEVRAKHGDLAPDTHTGERVALAGRVMLYRTGGKLCFATIRDASGDIQIMLSLDRVGADRLADWKSDVDLGDHVGVEGEVITSRRGELSILADSWTLTAKCLRPLPDKHKGLTDPEARVRQRYVDLIVNPEAREMVTHRARTVRALRDGLHDRGYIEVETPMLQQVHGGATARPFVTHINAYDLDLYLRIAPELYLKRMVVGGVEKVFEINRNFRNEGADSTHNPEFTMLEFYQAYADYNVMAEITRDLIQEAATAVFGTTVVRRGDTEIDLGGDWPETTLYGSVSEALGEEVTPRTPVETVRKLADARGIEWNPEWGQGKLVEHLFEELVEHTLVQPTFVRDYPVETSPLTRQHREDPLLTEKWDLIGFGMELGTGYSELVDPVEQRRRLTEQSLLAAGGDPEAMQLDEDFLRALEYAMPPSGGVGVGIDRLLMAFTGKNIRETILFPLVRQG; from the coding sequence GTGAGTGAAGCACTGGATGATCTGCCGGAACAGATGCGGGTTCGCCGCGAGAAGCTGGACCGACTGCGTCAGGAGGGCGTCGACCCCTACCCGGTCACCTTCCCGCGCGACACGACCGTCGCGGAGGTCCGGGCCAAACACGGCGACCTCGCGCCGGACACCCACACCGGGGAGCGCGTGGCGCTGGCCGGACGGGTCATGCTGTACCGGACCGGGGGCAAACTCTGCTTCGCCACGATCCGGGACGCGTCCGGGGACATCCAGATCATGCTCTCCCTGGACCGGGTGGGCGCCGACCGCCTCGCGGACTGGAAGAGCGACGTCGACCTGGGCGACCACGTCGGCGTCGAGGGCGAGGTGATCACGTCCCGGCGGGGCGAGCTGTCGATCCTGGCCGACTCCTGGACGCTGACCGCCAAGTGCCTGCGTCCGCTGCCGGACAAGCACAAGGGGCTCACCGACCCCGAGGCGCGGGTCCGCCAGCGCTACGTGGACCTCATCGTCAACCCCGAGGCGCGGGAGATGGTCACGCACCGCGCCCGGACGGTGCGCGCGCTGCGCGACGGGCTGCACGACCGCGGCTACATCGAGGTCGAGACGCCGATGCTGCAGCAGGTGCACGGCGGGGCGACGGCACGCCCCTTCGTCACCCACATCAACGCCTACGACCTCGACCTCTACCTGCGCATCGCGCCCGAGCTGTACCTGAAGCGGATGGTGGTCGGCGGGGTCGAGAAGGTCTTCGAGATCAACCGGAACTTCCGCAACGAGGGCGCGGACTCCACGCACAACCCCGAGTTCACGATGCTGGAGTTCTACCAGGCCTACGCGGACTACAACGTGATGGCCGAGATCACCCGCGACCTCATCCAGGAGGCCGCCACCGCGGTGTTCGGCACCACGGTGGTCCGGCGCGGCGACACCGAGATCGACCTGGGCGGGGACTGGCCCGAGACCACCCTGTACGGCTCGGTCTCCGAGGCGCTGGGCGAGGAGGTCACGCCGCGGACCCCGGTGGAGACCGTGCGCAAGCTGGCCGACGCGCGCGGGATCGAGTGGAATCCGGAGTGGGGGCAGGGCAAGCTCGTGGAGCACCTCTTCGAGGAGCTGGTCGAGCACACCCTGGTCCAGCCGACCTTCGTGCGCGACTACCCGGTCGAGACGAGCCCGCTGACCCGCCAGCACCGCGAGGACCCGCTGCTCACCGAGAAGTGGGACCTCATCGGGTTCGGCATGGAGCTGGGCACCGGCTACTCGGAGCTGGTCGACCCGGTCGAGCAGCGCCGCCGCCTCACCGAGCAGTCGCTGCTGGCCGCCGGGGGCGACCCCGAGGCGATGCAGCTGGACGAGGACTTCCTGCGGGCGTTGGAGTACGCCATGCCGCCCTCGGGAGGAGTGGGCGTGGGCATCGACCGGCTGCTGATGGCCTTCACCGGCAAGAACATCCGGGAGACGATCCTCTTCCCGCTGGTTCGCCAGGGGTGA